The following are encoded in a window of Telmatobacter sp. DSM 110680 genomic DNA:
- a CDS encoding EAL domain-containing protein, whose product MDNPGQTMEAERSLRELAESLQESQRIAGLGSYVLDLKTMVWSSSDVLDEIFGIGPDYVRSVEGWTALIYPEDREPMAAYFEEEVLGQHKLFNREYRIISHNKRARRWVHGLGRIEFGANGDPLIMRGTIQDITERKRAEADLRQSEELLQLFTKHAPAALAMFDRNMRYIAASRRWCENFKLQIDDILGRSHYDIFPDLPARWLTIHRRALGGETIKSEDERYDRSDGSIFFVRFEVRPWLMGTGDIGGIIIFSEDITARKHAESRLQLAASVFTHAAEGIVITDPSGIILDVNDAFTQITGYSREEAVGMSSNLLRSGRQGREFYANMWRDLIESGHWSGEIWNRAKDGRIFPELLTITAVRDNAGVTQQYVALFSDISSEKEREQALQRIARYDLLTGLPNRALLRERLHQAMSQASRRGSILAVVCLDLDNFKAINDRHGHAIGDDLLTTIAHRMKSVLRKDDTLARLGGDEFIAVLLDFDNPDQCFPSVMQLLQAASQPVFVGAQSLQLSASAGIACYPQAEDVDADQLLRQAAQALYQSKISGKNRYLLFDSTLALSTRGHHEDLERIRVALSKNEFVLHYQPKMNMATGAIKGAEALIRWNHPERGLLLPGSFLPIVDGHSVALNIGEWVIESALRQLEIWRDTGLDIPISVNISAQQLQQADFCARLNELLVAHPSVDPTKLEIEVLESSALPDMSQIAQVIHSCGRLGVSFALDDFGTGYASLDFLKRLPVDVLKIDQTFVRDMLDDPEDLTIVEGMLGLASAFRRLAVAEGVETIEQGILLLRLGCQVAQGFGIARPMPAEDLPAWVASWRTHPQWSNAVALHPSDRPLLYAGAEHSAWVGAIEAFLHGKRRVPPSLDPTQCRLGAWMCSQTPSSEVRHATFLEAESLHRNLHACGGEILNLSAVGNPAEAAAALSRLHSLRDNLACEVKKLLAIQ is encoded by the coding sequence ATGGATAATCCAGGTCAAACGATGGAAGCCGAGCGCAGCCTGCGTGAACTCGCAGAATCCCTCCAGGAATCCCAAAGGATCGCTGGACTCGGTAGTTACGTGCTCGACCTCAAGACCATGGTCTGGTCCTCTTCCGATGTCCTTGATGAAATCTTTGGCATCGGGCCGGACTACGTTCGTTCCGTCGAAGGATGGACAGCGCTCATTTATCCCGAAGATCGCGAGCCCATGGCCGCTTACTTCGAGGAAGAAGTTCTCGGTCAACATAAACTGTTCAACCGCGAATATCGCATCATCAGTCACAACAAGCGTGCGCGTCGATGGGTGCACGGGCTCGGACGCATCGAGTTCGGCGCTAACGGTGATCCGCTCATCATGCGCGGCACAATCCAGGACATCACCGAGAGAAAACGCGCTGAAGCCGATCTCCGCCAGAGCGAGGAACTGCTACAGCTCTTCACTAAACATGCGCCCGCCGCCCTCGCCATGTTCGACCGCAACATGCGCTATATCGCCGCCAGCCGCCGCTGGTGCGAGAACTTTAAACTTCAGATCGACGACATCCTCGGTCGATCCCATTACGACATATTTCCCGATCTCCCCGCCCGCTGGCTTACCATTCATCGCCGAGCATTAGGCGGTGAAACCATCAAGAGCGAAGACGAACGCTATGACCGTTCCGACGGCTCGATATTCTTTGTTCGCTTTGAAGTTCGGCCCTGGTTAATGGGAACGGGGGATATCGGCGGCATCATCATCTTTTCTGAGGACATCACCGCGCGCAAGCACGCAGAATCCAGGCTTCAACTCGCCGCCAGCGTCTTCACGCACGCAGCCGAAGGCATCGTCATCACCGATCCTTCCGGCATCATCCTCGACGTCAACGATGCTTTTACGCAGATCACCGGCTACAGTCGCGAAGAGGCGGTCGGCATGTCCTCCAACCTTCTCCGCTCCGGCCGCCAGGGCAGAGAGTTCTACGCCAACATGTGGCGCGATCTTATTGAAAGCGGACACTGGTCGGGAGAAATCTGGAATCGCGCCAAGGATGGTCGCATCTTCCCTGAATTGCTCACCATTACGGCGGTCCGCGACAACGCTGGAGTAACCCAGCAATACGTCGCCCTATTCTCCGACATCAGCTCTGAAAAAGAGCGCGAGCAGGCGCTTCAGAGGATCGCTCGGTATGATCTGCTCACTGGCCTTCCTAATCGCGCACTCCTGCGCGAGCGCCTCCATCAAGCCATGTCCCAGGCCAGCCGTCGCGGCAGCATCCTCGCCGTAGTGTGCCTCGATCTCGACAACTTCAAAGCCATCAACGACCGTCATGGCCACGCCATCGGCGACGATTTGCTCACCACCATTGCTCATCGCATGAAGTCGGTATTGCGCAAAGACGATACACTCGCACGACTCGGCGGCGACGAATTCATCGCGGTGCTTCTAGACTTCGATAATCCCGACCAGTGTTTTCCCTCCGTGATGCAGCTACTTCAAGCCGCTTCTCAGCCTGTCTTTGTCGGAGCACAATCGCTGCAGCTCTCGGCCAGTGCCGGCATCGCCTGCTACCCCCAGGCCGAAGATGTCGATGCCGACCAGCTTCTCCGCCAGGCCGCGCAAGCCCTCTATCAATCCAAAATCAGCGGCAAGAACCGATATCTCCTTTTCGATTCCACCCTCGCGCTTTCTACCCGCGGCCATCACGAAGATCTCGAACGTATCCGAGTCGCGCTGTCCAAAAATGAGTTCGTTCTCCATTACCAACCAAAGATGAACATGGCTACCGGCGCTATCAAAGGCGCAGAAGCCCTTATCCGGTGGAATCATCCCGAACGTGGATTGCTCCTGCCCGGCAGTTTCCTCCCCATCGTCGACGGGCATTCGGTTGCTCTCAACATCGGCGAATGGGTCATTGAAAGTGCACTTCGCCAACTCGAAATCTGGCGCGACACAGGGCTGGACATTCCGATCAGCGTTAACATCTCAGCGCAGCAGTTGCAGCAGGCCGACTTCTGCGCGCGACTCAACGAACTGCTAGTCGCGCACCCTTCCGTCGATCCCACGAAACTCGAAATCGAGGTTCTGGAGAGCAGCGCGCTGCCCGACATGTCGCAGATCGCCCAAGTCATTCACTCCTGCGGTAGACTCGGCGTCTCCTTCGCTCTCGATGACTTCGGCACCGGCTATGCTTCGCTGGATTTCCTCAAGCGCCTGCCCGTAGACGTTCTCAAGATCGATCAGACCTTCGTGCGCGACATGCTCGACGACCCTGAAGATCTGACCATCGTCGAAGGAATGCTCGGCCTCGCTTCCGCCTTCCGTCGACTGGCCGTAGCCGAGGGAGTCGAAACCATCGAGCAGGGAATTCTTCTCCTCCGCCTCGGATGCCAGGTTGCGCAAGGCTTCGGCATCGCGCGGCCCATGCCCGCGGAAGACCTTCCCGCCTGGGTCGCATCCTGGAGGACTCATCCGCAATGGTCCAATGCCGTTGCGCTCCACCCCTCTGACCGGCCGCTCCTTTACGCCGGCGCAGAACACAGCGCTTGGGTCGGCGCCATCGAAGCGTTTCTTCATGGCAAACGGCGCGTGCCCCCGTCACTCGATCCAACGCAATGCCGGCTCGGCGCGTGGATGTGCTCGCAGACCCCTTCCTCGGAAGTCCGCCACGCAACTTTTCTTGAGGCCGAGTCGCTTCATCGCAATCTTCATGCCTGTGGCGGAGAGATTCTCAACCTCAGCGCTGTCGGAAACCCCGCCGAAGCTGCCGCCGCCTTGTCCCGCCTTCACTCTCTCCGCGATAACCTCGCTTGCGAAGTCAAAAAGCTTCTCGCAATCCAGTAA
- a CDS encoding glycoside hydrolase family 44 protein, with product MKISHRNAALWMAVSLATVFNACGGSGGGTTTTPPPPSAFVLTVNTVNPVNGVAMTVAPADNNGAANGNASFTRTYNSGTAVTVTAPATSGSHTFISWAGCTSAKTVACSITMSANATVTATYASPTIAVTPNTAIIGSQVQFNAALPTGVTGAITWSVAAPAGNSQSAGTISNNGLYNTPYPAPATVTVTATSTQDTTVTGSATVTLSQPAASTGPSLTIDAGTITHPINPYIYGMNAFQLAASEAASANLSINRFGGDATSRYNYQLDVTNSASDWYFENGTGSTGVQDTGEFNQQVASDHANGTRTIGTVPVNGWVAKDGTSCSFPIATYPNQVAVDPYGGRCGNGLYPSGINNCTNASGCNITGVAATNTSIAVDATWTGNWVKYLVGKFGTAANGGVAVYDLDNEPSWWDAVHRDVHPLPFTYDEVTNNGIAHAVAIKSADPTAEVSGPVMDYWWGYFYSKKDIENGWGSGPCYEPWSNPVDRNGHGGVPLIEYYLQQFAAYEKAHGTRLLDYVDLHTYFVADNLAFSTGGDTQAQQARINSTRVFWDPTYTDPNYSQPNYTTDSNFTSNCKTPLQAPQVIPMMKKWVATDYPGTKLAITEYNWGGQEHINGALAQADILGIFGREGLDIGTLWGAPDPVKQIPGLIAFEIFRNYDGAKSTFGDQAVTSTSSDQGKLSVYGALRSKDNTLTVVVINKTYGDFTTTLNLANFKPGGPAQVFLYSSANLSAIATQPNLTVTAPAGTGTTSTLSTTFPAQSITVLVVPKA from the coding sequence ATGAAGATCTCGCACCGGAATGCAGCACTTTGGATGGCAGTGAGTCTCGCTACAGTATTCAACGCGTGCGGCGGTAGTGGCGGCGGCACGACAACGACCCCTCCGCCGCCGTCGGCCTTCGTCCTTACCGTGAACACCGTGAATCCTGTCAACGGTGTCGCCATGACCGTAGCGCCGGCAGACAACAATGGCGCCGCCAACGGCAACGCCAGTTTCACGCGCACCTACAACTCCGGAACAGCCGTCACCGTAACCGCACCTGCAACCTCCGGCAGCCATACCTTTATATCCTGGGCTGGGTGCACCTCCGCGAAAACCGTCGCGTGCAGCATAACGATGAGCGCGAACGCCACCGTCACTGCCACCTACGCGTCTCCCACCATCGCCGTCACGCCGAACACCGCCATCATCGGCTCCCAGGTGCAGTTCAACGCAGCACTTCCCACCGGAGTAACCGGCGCCATTACATGGTCCGTCGCCGCGCCTGCAGGCAACTCACAAAGTGCGGGCACCATCAGCAACAACGGCCTCTACAACACGCCTTACCCTGCTCCCGCAACGGTCACCGTTACCGCGACCAGCACGCAGGACACAACCGTCACAGGCAGCGCAACCGTCACTCTTTCGCAGCCCGCCGCATCCACGGGTCCATCGCTCACCATAGATGCTGGGACCATCACGCATCCAATCAACCCGTACATCTACGGCATGAATGCATTTCAACTCGCGGCGAGCGAAGCCGCATCCGCCAACCTCTCCATCAACCGCTTCGGCGGCGACGCAACCTCGCGTTACAACTACCAACTCGATGTCACCAACTCAGCCAGCGACTGGTATTTTGAAAACGGAACAGGCAGCACAGGGGTGCAGGACACCGGCGAATTCAACCAGCAGGTTGCCAGCGATCACGCCAATGGCACCAGGACCATCGGCACTGTTCCCGTCAACGGCTGGGTCGCCAAGGACGGCACCTCGTGCAGCTTTCCAATCGCTACCTATCCGAATCAGGTGGCGGTGGATCCATACGGTGGAAGATGCGGCAACGGCCTCTATCCCAGCGGCATAAACAACTGTACCAACGCCAGTGGCTGTAACATCACCGGAGTTGCCGCAACCAACACCAGCATCGCCGTCGATGCCACGTGGACCGGAAACTGGGTCAAATATCTCGTTGGCAAGTTCGGAACCGCGGCTAACGGAGGCGTCGCAGTTTATGACCTGGACAATGAGCCGAGTTGGTGGGATGCAGTGCACCGCGACGTTCATCCTCTGCCTTTTACTTATGACGAAGTAACCAACAATGGCATCGCCCACGCAGTGGCAATCAAGTCGGCAGATCCCACCGCTGAAGTCAGCGGCCCCGTGATGGATTATTGGTGGGGATATTTCTATTCCAAGAAAGACATCGAGAATGGATGGGGCTCCGGTCCTTGCTATGAACCATGGAGCAACCCCGTTGATCGAAATGGGCACGGCGGAGTTCCGCTCATCGAGTACTACCTGCAGCAATTCGCGGCATATGAAAAGGCACACGGCACGCGACTGCTCGATTACGTCGATCTGCACACCTACTTTGTTGCAGACAACCTGGCCTTCAGCACTGGCGGTGATACGCAAGCCCAACAGGCGCGCATCAACTCCACCCGCGTCTTCTGGGATCCCACCTACACCGATCCGAATTACTCGCAACCCAACTACACCACCGATTCCAACTTCACTTCAAACTGCAAGACGCCCCTGCAAGCGCCGCAAGTCATTCCCATGATGAAGAAGTGGGTCGCCACTGACTACCCCGGCACCAAGCTTGCGATTACCGAATACAACTGGGGAGGACAGGAACACATCAACGGGGCACTCGCGCAGGCGGACATCCTCGGTATATTCGGCCGCGAAGGCCTGGACATTGGCACCCTTTGGGGTGCGCCCGATCCCGTCAAGCAGATCCCCGGCCTCATCGCCTTCGAGATCTTCCGCAACTACGACGGCGCGAAATCGACCTTTGGCGACCAGGCCGTTACCTCCACCAGCAGCGATCAGGGCAAGCTCTCCGTCTATGGGGCTCTTCGTAGCAAAGACAATACGCTCACCGTGGTCGTCATCAACAAAACCTACGGCGACTTCACCACCACGCTCAACCTGGCCAACTTCAAGCCTGGAGGTCCGGCTCAGGTGTTCCTCTATAGCAGTGCGAACTTGAGCGCTATCGCTACCCAGCCCAACCTCACCGTCACAGCTCCCGCCGGTACGGGCACAACCAGCACCCTGTCGACGACCTTCCCGGCACAATCCATAACAGTGTTGGTGGTTCCCAAAGCTTAA